The proteins below are encoded in one region of Molothrus aeneus isolate 106 chromosome 32, BPBGC_Maene_1.0, whole genome shotgun sequence:
- the NDUFA9 gene encoding NADH dehydrogenase [ubiquinone] 1 alpha subcomplex subunit 9, mitochondrial, giving the protein MAAATRGLRLPRAGHGISVLTAAPSVLQQHRQVHHAVIPHGRSGRSSVSGIVATVFGATGFLGRYVVNRLGRIGSQVIIPYRCDQYDLMYLRPMGDLGQLLFMEWDCRDKDSIRRAVEHSNVVINLIGKEWETKNFKFEDEFVNIPQSIAKISKEAGVEKFIHISHLNASMKSPSKYLRNKAVGEEAVREEFPDAVILKPSEMFGREDRFLNHYANMRWFGGVPLVSLGKKTVKQPVYVVDVAKAIINAIKNPDAKGKTYALAGPHRYLLYDMVEYIYAVAHHPFIPYPLPRPLYHLVARFFEMNPFEPWLTRDKVDRFHTTDMTFPDLPGFEELGIEPTPLEQKAIEVLRRHRRFRWLDAELEEAKPKTQPM; this is encoded by the exons GCCATGGAATTTCTGTCCTGACTGCAGCACCGTCGGTATTGCAGCAGCACCGGCAGGTCCATCACGCCGTGATCCCTCATGGGAGAAGTGGAAGATCCTCTGTCAGTGGCATTGTGGCCACTGTCTTTGGAGCCACAGGTTTCCTGGGACGATACGTTGTCAACCGCTTAG GTCGCATTGGCTCTCAAGTCATCATCCCCTATCGCTGTGATCAGTATGACCTGATGTATCTGCGGCCCATGGGTGACCTGGGGCAGCTTCTCTTCATG GAGTGGGACTGTAGGGACAAAGATTCCATCCGAAGAGCCGTGGAACACAGCAATGTGGTCATTAATCTTATTGGAAAGGAATGGGaaacaaa AAACTTCAAATTTGAAGATGAATTTGTAAATATTCCTCAAAGTATCGCAAAGATAAGTAAGGAAGCTGGTGTGGAAAAATTCATTCATATCTCTCACCTGAATGCTAGCATGAAGAGTCCCTCCAAATACCTCAGGAACAAA GCTGTtggagaggaggctgtgagggAAGAATTTCCAGATGCTGTAATTCTGAAGCCCTCTGAGATGTTTGGGAGAGAGGACCGATTTCTCAATCATTATGCAA ACATGCGTTGGTTTGGTGGTGTCCCTCTTGTTTCTCTGGGCAAAAAAACAGTGAAGCAACCAGTCTAT GTAGTTGATGTAGCAAAGGCAATTATTAATGCAATTAAGAATCCtgatgcaaaaggaaaaacatatgCCTTGGCTGG GCCTCACCGGTACCTCCTGTACGACATGGTCGAGTACATTTACGCTGTTGCCCACCACCCCTTCATTCCCTACCCGCTGCCACGGCCTCTCTACCA TTTAGTTGCAAGATTCTTTGAGATGAATCCATTTGAACCATGGTTGACACGGGACAAGGTGGATCGG TTTCACACAACAGACATGACATTTCCTGACCTTCCTGGTTTTGAAGAGCTGGGAATTGAACCAACCCCCCTGGAACAAAAGGCCATCGAAGTCCTGCGCCGTCACCGCAGGTTCCGCTGGTTGGACGCTGAGCTGGAGGAAGCAAAGCCAAAAACACAACCCATGTAA